CGGGGACATCTCAGGGGATGGACTAACCGCTAGCGGTATCATCAACAGCACCCCCTTCAGCTATACGCTTACTATCAGCAGTCCCCCTAAAGCGGATTTTGGTGTCGGGCGGACGATTACTGGGGGACAGTGGGCCGGCAATTGGATCGTGCGGGGTTCCACCACGGCTTTTGGCAGTTTTTCCAGTACCTACCAACTCAACGGACTCCCTTTAAATAACGGGAGTTCGTTCACCTCTGGAACAGAGGCGTCTGCCGACAACTATCTTTGTTTCTACGCTACTGGCAGCGGTTGTGATGCCATTGCGCAGTTCGATTTCTCCAGCGCCACGCCGAAAATCTCTGCCTTCGTTTACGACCCTGCCGGGGGGAATATTGATATTTCTTCGGGCATTGGCAATGTGGTTGCTAACGCGACCTCTGCCTCCGTGCCGGAGCCTTCGACGTATGCCTTG
This DNA window, taken from Verrucomicrobiota bacterium, encodes the following:
- a CDS encoding PEP-CTERM sorting domain-containing protein; the encoded protein is MKNSIKLLACTGALMSALAASAGPQLIITGDISGDGLTASGIINSTPFSYTLTISSPPKADFGVGRTITGGQWAGNWIVRGSTTAFGSFSSTYQLNGLPLNNGSSFTSGTEASADNYLCFYATGSGCDAIAQFDFSSATPKISAFVYDPAGGNIDISSGIGNVVANATSASVPEPSTYALGGLALVGMFFARRRQA